ACCGCGCGCGAGGAACATTCCAGCCAAGGTCACGATGAAGGGCGGCATTTCGAGGTAGTGAATAGTCGCTCCCATCGCGGCCCCAAAGCAGGTGGTCAGCGTCAGTACGATGGCGAATGCGACCAGCGGATGCAGCGAGGTATCGCGCAGGATAACGGCCAGGAAAACGCCGGTGAAAGCGATGATCGAACCGATCGACAGGTCGATACCGCCCGACAGGATGACAAACGTCATACCGACCGCCGCAATGCCGATGAATGCGTTGTCCGTCAGCAGGTTCGCGATCACCCGCGTCGACAGCATCGCGGGGTAGGCGTAGCCGCAAAGGGCGTAGGCCAGAACGAATGTTCCGAGGGTCACCAAAAGCGGAAGATGGGTCGCGCGGATCATTGGGTGGCCTCTTTCTTGGGACGTGCTCGGGTAGCTTCGGGCTGCGGTTGCGGACCGGTGGCGCGGATCAGATAGATCAGGTTCCCGATACGGGGCGACTGGATCACGAGGATGGTCAGGATCAGGGCCGCCTTGATCACCAGATTGAACTCCGGCGGCATTCCCGACAGCAGGATCACCGAATTGATGGACTGGATGATCAGCGCACCAAGCAGCGACGCGACGATAGAGAACCTTCCGCCAAGGAGCGAATTGCCTCCGATCACGACCGCGAGGATCGCATCAAGCTCCAACCAAAGCCCGGCGTTATTGGCGTCCGCGCCTTTGATGTCAGCTGCAACGATGACACCGGCGAGAGCAGCGCAAAGGCCGGTCAGAAGGTAGACGCAGACCAGCAGTACTCGGCTGTTGATACCGGCCAAGCGGGACGAGCGCTCGTTAATGCCGATGGCTTCGATCAGCATCCCGAGGGCCGAGCGGCGGACGACAAATGTCACCAACGCTCCCAATGCGACCCAAATCAGGATCGGCGTCGGCAAACCGAAGACCGTGCCGGAACCGAGCTGGATCAGACCCTCGTTCGAGAACGTCAGGATTTTGCCTTCGGTTACCAGCTGTGCAATCCCGCGTCCGGCCACCATCAGCACAAGCGTCGCGACGATGGGCTGGATGCGTAGCACCGCTACAAGAAACCCGTTCCACAACCCGCAAAGACCGCCCGCAAGCAGTGCGGCCAGAAGCGCCGTGCCCCAGCCATGTCCTTCGACCACTGTTGACGCCGCGACTGCGCCCGAGATCGCCATGACCGCGCCGACCGACAGGTCGATGCCTTTGGTCGCGATGACGAGCGTCATGCCGATGCACAGCAATGCGACGGGCGCGCCGCGGTTCAGAACGTCGATGAGGTTGCCGAAAATTCGGCCATTGCGGAAGTCGATCTGGAAGAAATCCGGAAAGACGATGACGTTCAGCAGAAGTGCCGCCGCGAGGATGATAAGCTGCGGCAGGATCCGTTTCAGAAGCGAAGGTTTCGGTCCCATCAGGCGTCCTCTTTTTCGTCTGCGATGGCGCGCACGATGTTGTCCGGCGTGATCTCGTCGCCGTTCAGTTCGCCGACCTGTTTGCGGTCGCGCAGCACCACGACGCGGGTAGAGTAGGCGACCAGTTCCTCAAGTTCGGACGACGCCACAAGCAGCGCCATCCCATCGGCGCGAAGCTGGTCGATGAGAGCGATAATCTCTGCATGCGCCCCGACGTCGATGCCGCGTGTGGGTTCATCAAGGATCAGGAAATCGGGGTTCGTCGCCAGCCAGCGGGCGAGGAGGGCCTTTTGCTGGTTGCCGCCAGACAGCAAGCGGATCGGCATGTCCAAAGAGGCCAAGCGGATATCCAACGCACGCACGTAGCGTTCGGCGATCTCCTGAACTTTCGCGCGGGGTATCGGCTTCATCCAGCCTTGGCGGGCTTGAAGGGCGATGATGATATTATCGCGCACCGACAGATCGCCAACGATCCCGTCGACCTTGCGATCTTCGGGGCAGAGGGCAAAGCGCTGCGCTACGGCATCTCGCGGACGGTTGACGGATACGGGCCGCCCCCGCAGGTGCGTTTCACCTTCGTCCGCTGCGACAACGCCGAAGATCAGGTTGCAAGTCTCGGAACGACCGGAGCCGAGGAGGCCGGCAAGCCCGACGACCTCTCCTTCGCGGACGGTCAGATCGAACGGCTCGATCATGCCGCGTTTGGTCAGGCCCTTGAACTCGACCAGCGCCTTGCCGGCCGGAGCGACCGTTTTGCGCTCGACGCGGGATTCAAGCTGACGCCCCAGCATCATCGTGACGATATCCCGCTGCGTGACATCGCGGATGATGCAGCTGTCCACGACGCGCCCGTTGCGCAGGATCGTCGCGCGGTCCGAAATCTCGAAAACCTGGTCGAGGAAGTGGGTGATGAACACCACCGCCAGTCCTCGGGCGGTTAGCTGACGGATCACGCCAAATAGAAGCGCGACCTCATCGCGGTCCAAGCTCGCGGTCGGCTCATCAAGGATCAGAACCTTGCCGGACATCTCTACCGCGCGTGCGATGGCGACGACCTGCTGGATCGCGACCGAGTAGGCCGAAAGCGGCTCTGCGGGGTCTATGTCCAACCCGTAGCTCGCCAGCACGTCACGCGCTTCGGTATTCATCTTTCGGCGCGCCAGAAACGGCCCGCGCATCGGCTGCCGACCGAGGAATAAGTTCTCGGCCACGGTCAGGTTCGGCAGCAGATTGACCTCTTGGTAGACGGTGCCAATGCCAAGCTTCTGGCTGGCCGCAGTAGACTCTGGCGCGACCTCTTCACCGTCGAGGACAATCACACCGCCGTCACGCCGATAGGCGCCAGTCAGGCATTTGATCAGCGTGGATTTCCCCGCGCCGTTCTCACCCAGCAGGGCATGAACTTCGCCAGCATGCAGAACGAGTTCCACATCGTCCAAAGCAATCGTACCGGGAAAAAATTTCGAAATGCCTCGTGCGTGCAGCATCGGTGCTGCGAGCGATGGCGTCATGTCGTTCATACGGAAATCCTAGAGGCTGACCGGTCTTCTTCT
Above is a window of Marivivens aquimaris DNA encoding:
- a CDS encoding sugar ABC transporter ATP-binding protein, whose protein sequence is MNDMTPSLAAPMLHARGISKFFPGTIALDDVELVLHAGEVHALLGENGAGKSTLIKCLTGAYRRDGGVIVLDGEEVAPESTAASQKLGIGTVYQEVNLLPNLTVAENLFLGRQPMRGPFLARRKMNTEARDVLASYGLDIDPAEPLSAYSVAIQQVVAIARAVEMSGKVLILDEPTASLDRDEVALLFGVIRQLTARGLAVVFITHFLDQVFEISDRATILRNGRVVDSCIIRDVTQRDIVTMMLGRQLESRVERKTVAPAGKALVEFKGLTKRGMIEPFDLTVREGEVVGLAGLLGSGRSETCNLIFGVVAADEGETHLRGRPVSVNRPRDAVAQRFALCPEDRKVDGIVGDLSVRDNIIIALQARQGWMKPIPRAKVQEIAERYVRALDIRLASLDMPIRLLSGGNQQKALLARWLATNPDFLILDEPTRGIDVGAHAEIIALIDQLRADGMALLVASSELEELVAYSTRVVVLRDRKQVGELNGDEITPDNIVRAIADEKEDA
- a CDS encoding ABC transporter permease, yielding MGPKPSLLKRILPQLIILAAALLLNVIVFPDFFQIDFRNGRIFGNLIDVLNRGAPVALLCIGMTLVIATKGIDLSVGAVMAISGAVAASTVVEGHGWGTALLAALLAGGLCGLWNGFLVAVLRIQPIVATLVLMVAGRGIAQLVTEGKILTFSNEGLIQLGSGTVFGLPTPILIWVALGALVTFVVRRSALGMLIEAIGINERSSRLAGINSRVLLVCVYLLTGLCAALAGVIVAADIKGADANNAGLWLELDAILAVVIGGNSLLGGRFSIVASLLGALIIQSINSVILLSGMPPEFNLVIKAALILTILVIQSPRIGNLIYLIRATGPQPQPEATRARPKKEATQ